A DNA window from Legionella sp. MW5194 contains the following coding sequences:
- a CDS encoding thaumatin family protein, which produces MPKTNCLLSVVLSLFLNVAFASDPVSWTLNPAGGFSPTQVGHQSHVTYTLTNHLPLAATIQTSITSTGGNFSVVNGCAGKNLASNAHCNITIAFAPSEVEVSTLQLTYGYHNNRIPLPTLRAQGTGAPTGGVQGSIAGLPAVMTLNPLQTPDFTLTYTNTREVAITGFAGNAMGTDLVTVTPTVANVAVLENNCGTPGVPVVLQPHASCTVNGQITPTHTGQLALRGLFTYGTRLAEVRASAVVEQGGGSCTVHGQVALPLPAVTYQYSDNTVKFIFENECSTRAAALGQVQVTTSFTPNSGQRATTTVLPIYDTCSGQTLPAQGQCHVIASVIPQDTAQEMKIQASVLAGGVTATASTSAPVRANNTSTHTVHFVNQCPFNVWYGIANGSGGIFSPDPTPGSQSGTGAPASSYLLPKQVSGQLPSTIDITVDAYVNGAIWPRTGCASDGVNFACETGMCNTLSATSGTCVVRGGTLDQPSPPYTKFEFTINSTPATDGVYDVSVINGMNVPVEIKGLGPVSAGAPFQCTGAGALMQPQGNSLGSCPWTFDPSFSGVTAVDVVWVSAGADDGCLSDSDCSNGQVCGMAFNSGPANAPINRRCGDFIGYTAITNFVGYPLNGQWGSQNLYTKYDIGTPMTTISAKNYGTFGGNPAIFGNLLACQVTSNDSANTCYNSGLPNLANCCGCVDWPTSSVPTAVSANCASTNADWTTTAGTEVTGQNAILWLKKACPTAYSYQFDDPSSSFTCNPGATTRTSYQIVFCPGGQSSLPAGAVDGR; this is translated from the coding sequence ATGCCTAAAACCAATTGTTTATTGAGTGTTGTGTTATCCCTGTTTTTGAATGTTGCGTTTGCCTCCGATCCCGTTTCCTGGACATTGAATCCGGCAGGGGGGTTCAGCCCTACGCAGGTGGGGCATCAATCGCATGTCACGTACACTTTGACCAATCATTTGCCTCTGGCGGCGACAATTCAAACATCCATCACCTCCACCGGGGGGAATTTTTCAGTGGTGAACGGCTGTGCCGGCAAAAATCTGGCATCCAACGCGCATTGCAATATCACCATTGCGTTTGCTCCTTCCGAAGTGGAAGTGTCAACTCTGCAGTTAACCTACGGTTATCACAACAACCGCATCCCCCTACCGACATTGAGGGCACAAGGGACAGGCGCGCCAACAGGCGGGGTGCAGGGCAGTATCGCTGGCCTCCCGGCGGTGATGACGTTAAACCCGCTGCAAACACCAGACTTTACATTGACTTACACCAACACCCGTGAAGTGGCGATCACGGGTTTTGCCGGCAATGCCATGGGTACTGATCTTGTTACTGTGACGCCTACTGTTGCCAATGTGGCTGTGCTGGAGAATAACTGCGGAACACCGGGCGTTCCTGTGGTATTGCAACCGCATGCTTCCTGCACGGTTAACGGACAAATCACCCCCACCCATACCGGGCAACTGGCTTTGCGCGGCTTATTTACCTACGGTACTCGCTTGGCTGAGGTGCGGGCTTCTGCCGTCGTTGAGCAGGGCGGTGGGAGCTGCACCGTGCATGGTCAGGTGGCTTTGCCCTTGCCGGCAGTGACTTACCAGTACAGCGACAATACGGTTAAATTCATTTTTGAAAACGAATGCAGCACCCGCGCCGCGGCCTTGGGTCAGGTGCAAGTGACGACCAGTTTTACTCCGAACAGCGGACAGAGGGCCACGACCACGGTGTTGCCGATTTATGATACCTGTTCAGGTCAAACCTTGCCGGCACAGGGGCAATGCCATGTGATTGCGTCGGTTATTCCACAGGATACGGCTCAGGAAATGAAAATACAGGCCAGTGTTCTCGCCGGCGGCGTCACTGCCACGGCATCGACTTCAGCGCCCGTGCGTGCCAATAACACCAGCACTCATACTGTGCATTTTGTTAATCAGTGTCCTTTTAATGTCTGGTATGGCATTGCCAATGGCTCAGGCGGCATTTTTTCACCGGATCCAACCCCGGGAAGCCAGAGCGGCACGGGTGCGCCAGCGAGTTCTTACCTGCTTCCCAAGCAGGTGAGCGGTCAATTGCCCAGCACCATTGATATCACGGTGGATGCCTACGTCAATGGCGCCATCTGGCCACGAACCGGTTGCGCGTCTGATGGAGTCAATTTCGCTTGTGAAACGGGCATGTGCAATACGCTGTCCGCGACGTCGGGGACCTGCGTGGTGCGAGGCGGAACACTGGATCAACCGTCACCGCCCTATACCAAGTTTGAGTTTACTATCAATTCAACTCCTGCCACCGATGGCGTGTACGATGTGTCGGTCATCAATGGCATGAATGTTCCGGTTGAAATCAAAGGGCTTGGGCCTGTGTCGGCAGGTGCGCCGTTCCAATGCACTGGGGCGGGTGCGCTGATGCAACCGCAGGGCAACAGCCTGGGCTCCTGTCCCTGGACATTTGACCCGTCCTTCTCTGGTGTGACGGCGGTGGATGTGGTATGGGTCAGTGCCGGTGCTGATGATGGCTGCCTAAGCGACAGTGACTGTTCTAATGGCCAGGTTTGTGGCATGGCATTTAACAGTGGCCCTGCCAATGCCCCGATTAACCGCCGCTGCGGTGACTTCATCGGCTATACGGCCATTACCAATTTTGTCGGCTACCCTTTAAACGGTCAGTGGGGAAGTCAGAACCTTTACACCAAGTATGATATCGGTACCCCCATGACCACCATTTCGGCAAAAAATTACGGTACCTTTGGTGGAAACCCCGCTATTTTTGGTAATCTGCTGGCCTGCCAGGTTACCAGCAACGATTCAGCCAATACCTGCTACAACAGTGGCCTGCCCAACCTGGCCAATTGCTGCGGTTGTGTCGATTGGCCTACCAGCAGTGTCCCTACGGCGGTGAGTGCCAATTGCGCCAGCACCAATGCGGATTGGACAACGACAGCGGGCACAGAAGTCACGGGACAGAATGCCATTTTGTGGTTAAAGAAAGCCTGTCCTACCGCCTATTCCTATCAATTCGATGATCCATCCAGTTCCTTTACCTGCAATCCCGGTGCAACGACACGGACAAGTTATCAGATTGTTTTCTGTCCGGGAGGCCAATCCTCGTTGCCTGCGGGCGCGGTGGATGGCCGATAA
- a CDS encoding outer membrane protein: MTYLKFCLGAGCLLLGSPALAMPEGQGWFVRAGASFGEPDFHSTLSVNNGSGFPAPLNNDWYSTSKKAAATVNLAAGYRWVRQQTWLPVLSAGLAYQHLFSNEINGTITQYSLPQFANYRYTWAVESEVLAIFARANLHQYQRFLPYLDGSIGSAWNTASHYRETAFSGVTPRISPQFRPHTATDFTYSLGAGIDVVLTEKIMLSLGYEFRDWGPLTSKSGELTWSQERLNAGHYRTHSGLITVTYLFGQSTAPLSK; this comes from the coding sequence ATGACGTATTTAAAATTCTGTTTGGGCGCCGGCTGTTTGCTACTGGGCTCGCCGGCGTTGGCGATGCCTGAAGGCCAGGGCTGGTTTGTTCGTGCAGGCGCAAGCTTTGGCGAACCTGACTTCCATTCCACCCTGAGCGTTAATAATGGTTCCGGCTTCCCGGCTCCACTGAACAACGATTGGTATTCAACCAGCAAAAAAGCAGCAGCAACCGTTAATCTGGCAGCAGGTTACCGTTGGGTTCGCCAACAGACCTGGTTGCCTGTTTTAAGCGCAGGGTTAGCTTACCAACATTTATTCAGTAACGAAATCAACGGCACGATCACGCAATATTCCTTACCGCAATTCGCCAATTACCGCTACACTTGGGCGGTTGAAAGTGAGGTGTTGGCGATTTTTGCACGAGCGAATCTCCACCAATACCAGCGTTTTCTGCCTTATCTGGACGGCAGTATCGGATCGGCGTGGAATACCGCGTCGCATTACCGCGAGACCGCTTTTTCCGGTGTGACGCCGAGGATCAGCCCCCAGTTTCGTCCTCACACCGCGACCGACTTCACCTACAGCCTGGGCGCTGGCATTGACGTTGTTCTCACAGAAAAAATCATGTTGTCATTGGGGTATGAATTCAGAGATTGGGGCCCCCTGACGTCCAAATCCGGTGAATTAACCTGGTCACAGGAACGCTTGAATGCCGGGCATTACCGTACCCACTCAGGCTTGATCACCGTGACTTATCTGTTTGGCCAATCCACAGCGCCTTTATCAAAATAA
- a CDS encoding ankyrin repeat domain-containing protein, producing the protein MPSTQVPLISLMKKFGYTANQQGICAGLICMTAYAELVDEEHRFDQRIELINQLHAAKITYDGTTDVREMLRLIRDKVKKHQKLTSFEKRIMGIDAFFAGIELAHHTERYRDFLGEFIAKADIEQLSGVIGSKKIAALGGVEKVYSEPFIGNEKKLKRYLNDLGTVLTEYEKNAGDKANTRLSISLYSPLHRLRIKYLPAEEAWLFTDPNQLPTKKIPSRQLASEIISAFHDKTNSAFEVQIFTVAKNPCLKPVRAQFDQFRQSRTITKDAAEKTTKKTAVQTGGTRIAHVAAMHGDVKTLRHLADLNGKYLQVEDNDGYTPMLYAAQYGHEEAMAFLAAQHGSDLIKATALGFSPMDLIILNDHAHLIKALAPYNTLWAGLPGSESPLFKAARQVKPGVLVALLELDPQSVNRADSHGETPVHLLMRGEIKASMIEALAHHGADFMKSSAQGVTPLSLAISRKKWDWVAIMLLNQSMAIENPKSMDAAALKDAVLTYLQSQPDADREQLIRGIKTKSNGFGQWLFNQSAAFKASSLRLFSEGSTPFEEFAGELDKRFPAGGGLTL; encoded by the coding sequence ATGCCGTCCACCCAGGTTCCTCTGATTTCGTTGATGAAAAAATTTGGCTATACCGCTAATCAGCAAGGGATATGCGCGGGGTTAATCTGCATGACAGCCTATGCGGAGCTGGTTGATGAAGAACATCGCTTCGATCAGCGCATTGAGTTAATCAACCAACTTCATGCCGCAAAGATAACGTATGACGGCACGACTGATGTCAGAGAAATGCTGCGGCTGATTCGCGATAAAGTGAAGAAACACCAAAAATTAACGTCCTTTGAAAAACGGATAATGGGCATTGATGCGTTCTTTGCCGGCATCGAGTTGGCGCATCATACCGAGCGGTATCGGGATTTTTTGGGTGAATTTATCGCCAAAGCAGACATTGAACAATTATCCGGCGTGATTGGCTCTAAAAAAATCGCTGCGCTGGGCGGCGTGGAAAAGGTGTATTCTGAACCGTTTATAGGCAATGAAAAAAAATTAAAACGGTATTTAAACGATTTGGGCACGGTTTTAACCGAGTATGAGAAAAATGCCGGCGACAAAGCCAATACCCGGCTTTCCATCAGTCTCTACAGCCCCCTTCATCGTCTTCGCATCAAATACCTCCCGGCCGAAGAGGCCTGGCTTTTTACCGATCCCAATCAATTGCCCACTAAAAAAATCCCTTCCAGGCAGTTGGCGTCTGAAATAATCAGTGCTTTTCATGACAAAACGAACAGCGCCTTTGAAGTGCAGATTTTTACGGTTGCAAAAAACCCATGCCTTAAGCCCGTGCGGGCGCAGTTTGATCAGTTCAGGCAATCCCGGACAATCACCAAAGACGCTGCAGAAAAAACAACAAAAAAAACAGCCGTGCAAACCGGAGGCACACGCATTGCCCATGTGGCAGCCATGCACGGCGATGTAAAGACCTTAAGGCACCTGGCGGATTTAAACGGAAAATACCTGCAGGTTGAGGACAATGACGGTTATACCCCCATGCTCTATGCTGCTCAATACGGGCATGAAGAGGCTATGGCATTTCTTGCCGCACAACACGGGAGCGACTTGATAAAAGCAACGGCCCTCGGTTTTTCTCCCATGGATTTAATCATCTTGAATGACCATGCGCATCTCATCAAAGCGCTTGCCCCTTACAACACCTTATGGGCCGGATTGCCAGGCAGCGAGTCGCCGCTTTTTAAGGCGGCAAGGCAAGTGAAACCCGGGGTGCTGGTTGCGCTTCTTGAACTGGATCCTCAATCAGTGAATCGGGCAGACTCGCATGGTGAAACCCCGGTTCATCTGCTGATGCGGGGGGAGATCAAGGCGAGTATGATTGAAGCACTTGCTCATCATGGCGCTGATTTTATGAAATCCTCGGCTCAGGGTGTGACACCGCTGTCGCTTGCGATCAGTAGAAAAAAATGGGACTGGGTGGCTATCATGCTGCTTAATCAATCCATGGCGATCGAAAACCCTAAAAGCATGGATGCTGCTGCCCTGAAGGACGCGGTTCTGACCTACCTTCAGTCCCAACCGGACGCCGACCGGGAGCAATTAATCCGGGGGATTAAAACCAAAAGCAATGGCTTCGGTCAATGGCTGTTTAATCAATCTGCAGCATTTAAGGCCTCATCCTTACGGCTGTTCAGCGAAGGATCGACCCCGTTTGAAGAGTTTGCGGGTGAATTGGACAAACGATTTCCTGCCGGCGGCGGTTTAACCCTGTAA
- a CDS encoding MATE family efflux transporter: MDIALLQEVKRRKPPFLELLRLALPISVSRLLHVCGHFMVMMMVARLGEAQLAAGSLAISSYMVILTLTTSIFYAISILIRSQPEPSAYSQRLLVNALLLASAIALPAALSLICMDKLLLLFHQDAALVALTRDYFFFSALGLFPLLWLTVILQFYLGTGNARVGLWIELISLPLTLVAAYCLVPYWHLAGASLASLCVQLLLACGLFYLVCRKNQRLVHGILAPDWHLCRAILTLGLPIGIQFGGELAVMAFATYLMGYFGVNALAALQITNQYALLFFMLNFGLSQALALKISEERRKQHPALSDILLAALCLFAAYMLPVVVLFSFFSNELIRFYFGNAPLSHSFYSLSKAFFLLSAGFLVIDGLRNLLSSALRGFHDSTHSSRINLLALWGVSLPFCAVAAFPLHGGPIGLRLGFLSGFILAVMLLSRNLLHKLKHTRDVHSFTQKEDRYA; encoded by the coding sequence ATGGACATCGCCCTTTTACAGGAAGTAAAACGAAGAAAACCTCCCTTTCTGGAGCTTTTACGTCTTGCCTTGCCGATCAGTGTAAGCCGGCTGCTTCATGTCTGCGGGCATTTTATGGTGATGATGATGGTTGCGAGACTCGGTGAAGCGCAACTCGCAGCGGGTTCTTTGGCCATCTCAAGCTACATGGTTATCTTAACCCTGACCACCTCTATCTTTTATGCTATCAGCATCCTTATCCGCTCACAGCCTGAGCCTTCCGCCTACTCTCAGCGACTTCTTGTGAATGCCTTGCTTTTAGCCTCAGCCATTGCCCTGCCTGCGGCCTTAAGCCTGATTTGTATGGATAAATTATTGCTATTATTTCATCAGGATGCCGCACTGGTCGCTTTAACACGGGATTATTTTTTCTTTTCCGCTCTCGGTCTTTTTCCCCTCTTGTGGCTTACCGTTATTCTGCAATTTTATTTAGGGACCGGTAATGCCCGGGTGGGGTTATGGATTGAACTGATCAGTCTTCCCTTGACCCTTGTTGCCGCTTACTGCCTGGTACCATACTGGCATCTGGCCGGCGCTTCTTTGGCCAGTTTATGCGTACAACTTCTGCTGGCATGCGGCCTGTTTTACCTCGTTTGCCGCAAAAACCAACGGTTAGTGCATGGGATTCTGGCACCCGATTGGCATTTGTGCCGCGCGATTCTCACACTCGGACTGCCTATCGGCATCCAATTCGGCGGAGAACTGGCAGTCATGGCTTTTGCCACCTACCTGATGGGTTATTTTGGTGTCAATGCCCTGGCTGCACTGCAAATAACCAATCAGTATGCGCTGCTCTTTTTTATGCTTAATTTTGGTTTATCCCAAGCCCTGGCATTAAAAATCAGTGAAGAACGACGAAAGCAGCACCCCGCTCTTTCAGACATTCTTCTGGCAGCCCTGTGCCTTTTTGCGGCATACATGCTACCCGTTGTTGTCTTGTTTTCGTTTTTTTCTAACGAACTGATCCGTTTTTATTTTGGCAACGCGCCCCTTTCCCATTCATTTTATTCTCTGTCCAAGGCTTTTTTTTTGTTGAGCGCCGGTTTTCTTGTCATTGATGGATTGCGTAACCTGCTCTCTTCAGCCTTGCGTGGTTTCCATGATTCAACCCATTCGAGCCGCATTAATTTGCTGGCTTTATGGGGTGTTTCATTGCCCTTCTGCGCGGTAGCCGCGTTTCCCCTGCATGGCGGCCCCATTGGCCTGCGTCTTGGGTTTTTAAGCGGTTTTATCCTGGCGGTGATGTTGTTGAGCAGAAATTTGTTGCATAAGCTCAAGCACACCCGCGATGTTCATTCATTTACACAAAAGGAAGATCGTTATGCCTGA